A single region of the Nitrosomonas sp. Is79A3 genome encodes:
- a CDS encoding LapA family protein yields MMNIIAWFLRIVVFVILAVFASKNAQPIELFYYLDKSIELPLSVALLIFFALGSLIALIFVRCRCNTHK; encoded by the coding sequence ATGATGAACATAATCGCTTGGTTTTTGCGCATTGTAGTCTTTGTAATTCTTGCTGTATTCGCTTCCAAAAATGCACAACCAATTGAATTGTTTTATTATCTGGACAAATCGATCGAGCTTCCTTTAAGTGTTGCGCTGCTGATATTCTTCGCACTGGGCAGTCTTATCGCCCTAATCTTTGTGCGATGCCGTTGTAACACCCATAAATAA
- a CDS encoding class I SAM-dependent methyltransferase: protein MNNWTDGYVADIGYTYGYYSELNPLRIKQIFLYSGLKFPEIGTACELGFGQGISINVHAAASAIDWHGTDFNPSQVVFAQEMANASSSGTKLFDDSFESFASRTDLPDFDFIGIHGIWSWISDENRAIIVNFIRRKLKVGGILYISYNTLPGWSSFAPMRHLLTEHAKILGSEGYGIINRINGALEFSEKLLKIDPKFLKNSPQIAERIDKLKEQNRHYLAHEYFNRDWHPIHFATMGNWLAPAKLSYACSANQLDHLDVLNLSSEQQALLNTIPDAMFRESVRDFIVNQQFRRDYWVKGACKLSALDKDNESRTLRVILTVHRTEIVLKVTGSLGTATLSDSVYGPILDYLADHKIKSLGQIEQAVKDKGIALSEIIQAAMLLIGSGQISLAQEEDIIVKAKKRTDKLNNFIMRKANSNGDITYLASPVTGGGLFVGRFQQLFLLGLSNGLKQPGDFAQFVWQILGGQGQRIINEGKVLETEEENIKELTEQAIVFLEKQLPILKALQVV, encoded by the coding sequence ATGAACAACTGGACTGATGGTTATGTAGCGGATATTGGCTATACATACGGATACTATTCTGAACTTAATCCATTAAGGATAAAGCAGATATTTCTATATTCCGGCCTGAAATTTCCTGAGATAGGCACTGCATGTGAATTGGGTTTTGGCCAAGGTATAAGTATCAATGTGCATGCAGCAGCTTCTGCAATTGATTGGCATGGAACGGATTTTAATCCATCACAGGTTGTATTCGCTCAGGAAATGGCTAATGCCTCAAGCTCAGGAACAAAGTTGTTTGACGATAGTTTTGAAAGTTTTGCAAGCCGTACGGATTTGCCCGATTTTGATTTTATCGGTATACACGGTATCTGGAGTTGGATTAGTGATGAGAACCGCGCAATTATAGTTAATTTTATCCGCCGTAAATTGAAAGTGGGTGGGATTTTGTATATTAGCTATAACACATTGCCCGGTTGGTCATCTTTTGCACCAATGCGACATTTATTAACCGAACATGCAAAAATTCTTGGATCGGAAGGGTATGGAATTATCAATCGAATAAATGGTGCACTTGAATTTTCAGAAAAACTATTGAAGATTGATCCAAAATTCTTAAAAAACAGTCCGCAAATTGCAGAACGCATTGATAAATTGAAAGAGCAGAACCGGCATTATTTAGCACATGAATATTTTAATCGCGATTGGCATCCTATACATTTTGCAACGATGGGGAATTGGCTTGCTCCAGCGAAACTTAGCTATGCTTGTTCGGCAAATCAGCTCGATCACCTTGATGTTTTGAATTTGTCGAGCGAACAGCAAGCTTTGCTTAACACTATTCCCGATGCGATGTTCCGAGAGAGTGTGCGCGATTTTATAGTAAATCAGCAATTTCGCCGTGATTACTGGGTTAAAGGGGCTTGTAAGCTATCTGCTTTAGATAAAGATAATGAGTCACGCACACTTCGAGTAATTTTAACAGTGCACCGCACAGAAATAGTTCTCAAAGTAACAGGCAGTTTAGGTACAGCCACATTAAGTGACTCAGTTTATGGGCCGATTTTGGATTATTTGGCAGATCATAAGATTAAATCACTTGGTCAGATTGAGCAGGCAGTAAAGGATAAGGGGATAGCACTATCCGAGATTATTCAAGCTGCAATGCTACTAATTGGCTCGGGCCAAATTTCGTTGGCACAAGAAGAAGATATTATTGTTAAGGCTAAAAAACGTACAGATAAGCTAAACAACTTTATTATGCGAAAAGCTAACAGTAATGGGGACATCACATATCTTGCCAGTCCCGTTACTGGTGGAGGATTATTTGTCGGGCGTTTTCAACAATTATTTCTGCTGGGGTTAAGCAATGGTTTGAAACAGCCTGGTGATTTTGCGCAGTTTGTGTGGCAAATTCTGGGAGGGCAAGGACAAAGAATCATTAACGAAGGTAAAGTGTTGGAAACTGAAGAAGAAAATATTAAGGAATTAACCGAACAAGCAATAGTATTTTTGGAAAAACAATTGCCGATTCTAAAAGCTTTACAGGTTGTTTGA
- the pyrF gene encoding orotidine-5'-phosphate decarboxylase, with protein sequence MHNPRIIVALDFSSAEDALRLAEKLEPRFCRLKVGKELFTAAGPNLVEKLMLKGFDIFLDLKFHDIPNTVANACKVAANLGVWMINVHALGGRKMLLAAREAIAQGSTKLIAVTLLTSMDENDLADIGLQGNPEQIVVRLARLTKDCALDGVVCSALEAANLRHQIGEDFCLVTPGIRPLNDRADDQKRITTPRQAIQKGSNYLVIGRPITQANDPLLMCQQLNSEISELIL encoded by the coding sequence ATGCATAACCCGCGCATCATAGTGGCACTTGACTTTTCCAGTGCTGAAGATGCGTTGAGATTAGCTGAAAAACTAGAGCCCCGCTTTTGCCGCCTAAAAGTGGGCAAAGAACTTTTCACAGCAGCCGGACCGAATCTGGTAGAAAAACTGATGCTGAAAGGCTTCGACATATTTCTGGATCTCAAATTTCACGATATCCCCAATACGGTTGCCAATGCCTGTAAAGTTGCGGCTAATTTAGGCGTCTGGATGATTAATGTCCATGCGCTGGGCGGGCGAAAAATGTTATTAGCGGCTCGTGAAGCCATTGCACAAGGATCAACCAAACTAATCGCGGTCACTTTACTCACCAGCATGGATGAAAACGACCTCGCCGATATCGGATTACAAGGCAATCCCGAGCAAATTGTAGTGCGCCTGGCGCGATTAACCAAAGACTGTGCTTTAGATGGCGTGGTTTGTTCTGCATTGGAAGCAGCAAATCTACGGCACCAAATTGGAGAAGACTTCTGCTTGGTCACGCCCGGTATTCGCCCACTCAATGATCGAGCGGATGATCAAAAAAGAATTACAACACCACGGCAGGCTATTCAGAAAGGTTCAAATTATTTGGTTATCGGCAGGCCAATCACTCAGGCAAACGATCCACTTCTCATGTGTCAGCAATTAAATTCGGAAATATCTGAATTAATTTTATGA
- a CDS encoding integration host factor subunit beta, whose protein sequence is MTKSELITRLAARFPQLVTKDAELSVKTIIDAMAKSLSQGQRIEIRGFGSFDLNYRPPRIGRNPKSGEKVKVPEKYVPHFKAGKEMRERVDYKDIKNK, encoded by the coding sequence ATGACAAAATCTGAATTAATTACCCGACTAGCGGCACGTTTTCCGCAATTAGTCACCAAAGATGCCGAGCTCTCAGTCAAGACGATTATCGATGCAATGGCAAAAAGCCTGTCTCAAGGTCAGCGTATAGAAATACGCGGCTTTGGTAGTTTTGATTTAAATTATAGACCTCCGCGTATTGGCCGCAACCCGAAATCAGGCGAAAAAGTCAAAGTACCTGAAAAATATGTTCCACATTTTAAAGCAGGAAAAGAAATGCGTGAGCGTGTTGATTATAAGGATATAAAAAACAAGTAG